The following coding sequences are from one Xiphias gladius isolate SHS-SW01 ecotype Sanya breed wild chromosome 14, ASM1685928v1, whole genome shotgun sequence window:
- the LOC120798460 gene encoding E3 ubiquitin-protein ligase RNF126-like: MAEASPRPCRFFCHRCSAEISPRLPDYTCPRCESGFIEELPEERSTENGSASTSSINDQNRSAFENMDHQHLFTFPSGYGPFALGIFDENFDLRTRLPTEDNRETENRREREMASRQRYSARQPRGRHVPRRQGTRHEGVPTLEGIIQQLVNGIIAPTAMPNIGMGPWGMLHSNPMDYAWGANGLDAIITQLLNQFENTGPPPADKERIKSLPTICITEEHVGAGLECPVCKEDYSVEESVRQLPCNHLFHNDCIVPWLEQHDTCPVCRKSLSGQNTATDPPGLSGMNFSPSSSSSSSPSSPSNENAASNS, translated from the exons ATGGCTGAAGCTTCCCCACGGCCCTGCCGGTTTTTTTGTCACCGGTGTTCAGCAGAGATCAGTCCGCGTTTACCG GACTACACCTGTCCACGCTGTGAATCTGGCTTCATTGAGGAGTTGCCTGAGGAAAGAAG TACTGAAAATGGGTCGGCATCCACATCCTCCATAAATGATCAGAACCGCTCAGCCTTTGAG AACATGGATCACCAGCACTTATTCACATTTCCCTCTGGGTATGGTCCCTTTGCGCTTGGGATTTTTGATGAAAACTTCGACCTTCGAACGCGGCTACCCACAGAGGACAAccgagagacagaaaacaggcGAGAACGCGAAATGGCATCACGGCAACGATACAGTGCGCGGCAACCACGGGGTCGACATGTTCCTCGAAGACAGGGTACGCGCCATGAAGGAGTGCCCACATTAGAGGG AATTATCCAGCAGCTAGTAAATGGAATCATAGCACCTACAGCCATGCCAAATATTGGGATGGGGCCATG GGGCATGCTACATTCAAATCCAATGGACTATGCCTGGGGCGCCAATGGACTTGATGCTATCATtacacag TTGTTGAACCAGTTTGAAAACACAGGTCCCCCTCCTGCAGACAAAGAAAGGATAAAGAGTTTACCCACCATCTGCATCACAGAGGAGCATGTGG gTGCTGGGTTAGAGTGTCCTGTGTGCAAAGAAGACTACAGTGTCGAGGAGAGTGTTAGACAACTGCCATGCAATCATTTGTTTCACAATGACTGTATAGTACCATGGCTGGAACAG CACGATACATGTCCTGTGTGCAGGAAGAGTCTTAGTGGACAGAACACAGCCACAGACCCACCAGGGTTATCAGGAATGaacttctctccctcctcctcctcttcttcctccccgAGCTCACCTAGCAATGAGAATGCCGCCAGCAACTCCTAG